A genomic region of Miscanthus floridulus cultivar M001 chromosome 3, ASM1932011v1, whole genome shotgun sequence contains the following coding sequences:
- the LOC136547477 gene encoding peroxidase 42-like: MAASASCLLVVLAALASAASAQLSSTFYDTSCPNALSTIKSGVDAAVMQEARTGASLLRMHFHDCFVHGCDASVLLNDTSGEQSSPPNNGSLRRFDVIDNIKAQVEAVCPGVVSCADILAVAARDSVVALGGPSWTVLLGRRDSTASFPNETTDLPAPTNSLQLLLSAFSNKNLDATDMVALSGAHTIGQAQCSNFKDHIYNDTNINATFATSLQANCPMSGGTSLAPLDTMTPTTFDNDYYTNLLSQKGLLHSDQELFNNGSTDSTVSNFASSTSAFTSAFTSAMVKMGNLSPLTGTNGEIRLACGIVNSS; this comes from the exons ATGGCTGCCTCTGCTTCTTGCCTGTTGGTGGTGCTAGCGGCGCTGGCCTCGGCGGCGTCGGCGCAGCTGTCATCGACGTTCTACGACACGTCGTGCCCGAACGCGCTGTCCACCATCAAGAGCGGCGTGGACGCGGCGGTGATGCAGGAGGCGCGCACGGGGGCGTCGCTGCTCCGGATGCACTTCCACGACTGCTTTGTGCAT GGCTGCGATGCATCCGTTCTGCTCAACGACACGTCCGGGGAGCAGAGCTCGCCTCCGAACAACGGATCGCTGAGGCGCTTCGATGTCATCGACAACATCAAGGCGCAGGTGGAGGCGGTGTGCCCGGGGGTCGTCTCCTGCGCCGAcatcctcgccgtcgccgcccgcgACTCCGTCGTCGCG CTCGGCGGGCCTTCGTGGACCGTTCTACTGGGGAGAAGGGATTCGACCGCTTCATTCCCGAACGAGACAACCGACCTCCCAGCTCCTACAAATAGCCTCCAACTACTGTTATCTGCGTTCAGCAACAAGAACCTCGACGCAACCGACATGGTTGCTCTCTCAG GAGCTCACACCATCGGACAGGCGCAGTGCTCGAACTTCAAAGACCACATCTACAACGACACCAACATCAACGCCACCTTCGCCACGTCGCTCCAGGCCAACTGCCCCATGTCTGGCGGCACCAGCCTAGCGCCGCTGGACACCATGACCCCCACCACAttcgacaacgactactacaccAACCTTCTGTCGCAGAAGGGGCTCCTGCACTCGGACCAGGAGCTCTTCAACAACGGCAGCACCGACAGCACGGTCAGCAACTTCGCGTCCAGCACATCGGCCTTCACCAGCGCCTTCACGTCGGCGATGGTGAAGATGGGGAACCTCAGCCCACTCACCGGAACCAATGGGGAGATCAGGCTCGCCTGCGGGATTGTGAACTCGTCCTAA